A window of the Trichoderma asperellum chromosome 4, complete sequence genome harbors these coding sequences:
- a CDS encoding uncharacterized protein (EggNog:ENOG41): MRLDMAQRSSNAAAEDTNKESQSENITFRVRGVPANWGREQLQHCLMNQVNGLHMSIRSLATEAGEQYQSATIAFQNLPPQLQNHLNWDIIVPDTSNAEFAGERCLNIDKDFYGLTTLFAPPPREHKIDIIALSGLGSHAFGSFRQRKGPNMWLRDSLPYDLTSETTNKPMARIMIYGYESDVVNSNNTQNLEDLATAFHNSLLAIATGSTLKPIIFIGHSLGGLNIKQLLICLSRSEFQQDKEFLGAVYGVVFFGTPHDGMDIRALISMAGDGPNRFLLESISRNSQVLSTQQRDFCSALEGQKQSEVFCFYETLESPTAVQDEFGRWTNTGHAAILVTKSSATHCRPWEDGPEHICAIARTHSGIVKFGRYDTAYKNVRERMRSLSKRALAAGDQPQEETAKFLVPYTPNPDFINGPKIQSEIEYHFGLGGYGGFLSRVQGFHSVALAAQEKHK, encoded by the exons ATGAGACTTGATATGGCTCAACGAAGCTCAAATGCGGCGGCCGAAGACACAAACAAAGAATCGCAGTCCGAGAACATTACATTCCGAGTTCGCGGGGTGCCGGCGAACTGGGGCCGCGAACAACTGCAACACTGCTTAATGAATCAAGTAAATGGTCTGCATATGTCCATCAGGTCACTCGCTACTGAAGCTGGTGAACAATACCAATCAGCCACAATCGCATTCCAAAATTTGCCCCCACAGCTTCAAAATCATCTCAATTGGGACATCATTGTACCAGACACGTCCAATGCCGAGTTTGCTGGTGAACGATGCCTGAACATCGACAAAGACTTCTACGGCTTAACAACACTTTTTGCCCCGCCTCCACGCGAGCACAAGATAGA TATCATCGCATTATCTGGTCTCGGAAGTCACGCGTTCGGATCGTtcagacaaagaaaagggccCAACATGTGGCTGCGTGACTCCCTTCCATATGATCTTACCTCAGAGACTACAAATAAACCAATGGCGAGGATAATGATATACGGTTATGAATCAGATGTTGtgaacagcaacaacacgCAAAATTTAGAAGACTTGGCCACTGCATTCCATAATAGCTTACTCGCAATAGCAACTGGTTCAACGCTCAAGccaatcatcttcatcggGCATAGTCTCGGAGGACTGAACATCAAGCAG CTGTTAATATGTCTGTCGAGATCGGAATTCCAACAAGACAAAGAATTTCTCGGTGCCGTATATGGCGTTGTCTTCTTTGGCACTCCACACGATGGTATGGATATAAGGGCACTCATTTCCATGGCTGGCGACGGACCAAATCGATTTCTATTAGAATCTATCAGCCGCAATTCTCAGGTACTAAGTACTCAACAACGGGACTTTTGCAGCGCTTTAGAGGGGCAGAAGCAATCAGAGGTTTTCTGTTTTTATGAAACTTTAGAATCTCCAACAGCAGTTCAa GACGAGTTTGGGCGCTGGACAAACACTGGACATGCCGCAATTCTAGTTACCAAATCCTCAGCGACACATTGCCGCCCATGGGAAGACGGCCCAGAACACATTTGCGCCATTGCTCGCACACATTCAGGGATCGTGAAATTTGGACGTTACGATACTGCATATAAGAACGTCagagagagaatgagaaGTCTATCCAAGAGGGCTCTCGCGGCGGGAGATCAACCGCAAGAAGAAACAGCAAAGT TTCTCGTCCCGTATACACCAAATCCAGATTTTATCAATGGGCCTAAAATTCAAAGTGAGATTGAGTATCATTTCGGCCTGGGCGGTTATGGGGGCTTTCTCAGCCGCGTACAAGGGTTTCACTCTGTGGCCTTGGCGGCACAGG AAAAACACAAATAG